Proteins from one Streptomyces sp. NBC_00390 genomic window:
- a CDS encoding M23 family metallopeptidase encodes MPAKGKHRRPKSNRITRGFIAAGTGGAAIALPLMGATGAHAAAKAAPATAPAAASGKAHAAAPATFSAGSAAHAPAGKKATTYSVVPGDHLSKIAAEHDVRGGWQSLYADNREAVGENPSLIHPGLRLTINGKGKAKTSEAKATEKSESPSESQTRPSGDDARPAPADTAEPVEQQSSEPSAEQTSAPEQSSEPSAEQTSAPEQASGSGFAAPIEGAPMSTAYRTAGAMWSSGYHTGVDFAAATGTSVKSVTAGTVVSAGWGGAYGNQVVIQHTDGTYSQYAHLSSLSISSGESVTGGQQIGLSGNTGNSSGPHLHFEIRTGPGYGSDVDPLAYLRQNGVSI; translated from the coding sequence ATGCCCGCAAAGGGTAAGCACCGTCGTCCCAAGTCCAACCGGATCACCCGCGGCTTCATCGCCGCCGGTACGGGTGGCGCCGCCATCGCCCTCCCGCTGATGGGTGCCACCGGCGCACACGCCGCAGCCAAGGCCGCGCCCGCCACGGCACCTGCCGCCGCGTCCGGGAAGGCACATGCTGCTGCCCCGGCCACCTTCTCGGCCGGATCGGCAGCCCATGCGCCGGCCGGCAAGAAGGCCACCACCTACTCGGTCGTCCCCGGCGACCACCTCTCCAAGATCGCCGCTGAGCATGATGTGCGCGGTGGCTGGCAGAGCCTGTACGCGGACAACCGCGAAGCCGTCGGCGAGAATCCCTCGCTGATCCACCCCGGCCTCAGGCTGACGATCAACGGCAAGGGGAAGGCGAAGACTTCCGAGGCAAAGGCCACCGAGAAGTCCGAGTCCCCGTCCGAGTCGCAGACCCGGCCGTCCGGTGACGACGCGCGGCCCGCCCCGGCGGACACGGCAGAGCCTGTCGAGCAGCAGTCCTCCGAGCCGAGCGCCGAGCAGACCTCCGCCCCCGAGCAGTCCTCCGAGCCGAGCGCCGAGCAGACCTCCGCCCCCGAGCAGGCCTCCGGCTCCGGCTTCGCCGCACCCATCGAGGGCGCGCCGATGTCCACCGCCTACCGCACCGCCGGCGCGATGTGGTCCAGCGGTTACCACACCGGCGTCGACTTCGCCGCCGCCACGGGCACCTCCGTCAAGTCCGTGACTGCCGGCACCGTCGTCTCGGCCGGCTGGGGCGGCGCGTACGGCAACCAGGTCGTCATCCAGCACACCGACGGCACCTACTCCCAGTACGCCCACCTCTCCTCGCTGTCCATCTCCAGCGGCGAGTCGGTGACCGGCGGCCAGCAGATCGGCCTGTCCGGCAACACCGGCAACTCCTCGGGTCCGCACCTCCACTTCGAGATCCGCACCGGACCCGGCTACGGCTCCGACGTCGACCCGCTGGCCTACCTGCGCCAGAACGGCGTCTCCATCTGA
- a CDS encoding SGNH/GDSL hydrolase family protein: MADDSRTGNSGGIGSYAAIGDSFTEGVGDPGPGGTFVGWADRFAVLLDDRMPEHTFRYANLAVRGKLLDQIVEDQVPRARELAPDLVSFCAGGNDIIRPGTDPDDVAERFERAVADLSSAVGTVMVTTGFDTRDVPVLRHLRGKIATYTAHVRAIADRYNCPVLDLWSLKSVQDRRAWDTDRLHLSPEGHTRVALRAAQVLGLDVPADPDQPWPPLPPRGALEVRRDDIQWAREHLVPWIGRRLRGESSGDHVEAKRPDLLPL, encoded by the coding sequence GTGGCAGACGATTCGAGAACAGGGAACAGCGGCGGAATCGGGTCGTACGCGGCGATCGGTGACAGCTTCACCGAGGGCGTGGGAGACCCCGGACCCGGCGGGACGTTCGTCGGATGGGCGGACCGCTTCGCGGTCCTGCTGGACGACCGTATGCCGGAGCACACCTTCCGGTACGCCAACCTCGCCGTGCGGGGCAAGCTCCTCGACCAGATCGTGGAGGACCAGGTGCCGAGGGCCAGGGAACTCGCCCCGGACCTGGTGTCGTTCTGTGCGGGGGGCAACGACATCATCCGGCCCGGCACGGACCCCGACGATGTCGCCGAGCGCTTCGAGCGTGCCGTGGCCGATCTGTCGAGCGCGGTCGGCACCGTCATGGTGACGACCGGGTTCGACACCCGAGACGTCCCGGTCCTTCGCCATCTGCGCGGCAAGATCGCCACATACACCGCGCATGTGCGGGCCATTGCCGACCGCTACAACTGCCCGGTGCTCGACCTGTGGTCGCTGAAGTCCGTCCAGGACCGCCGGGCTTGGGACACCGACCGGCTGCATCTGTCGCCGGAGGGGCACACCCGGGTCGCCCTGCGCGCCGCCCAGGTGCTCGGGCTCGACGTGCCTGCCGACCCCGACCAGCCGTGGCCGCCGCTGCCGCCGCGCGGCGCGCTCGAGGTGCGCCGGGACGACATCCAGTGGGCACGTGAGCACCTGGTGCCCTGGATCGGGCGCCGGCTGCGGGGCGAGAGCTCCGGCGACCATGTCGAGGCGAAGCGCCCGGACCTGCTGCCGCTGTGA
- a CDS encoding aspartate aminotransferase family protein: MTERPKGFDLAALLAERGAERYELHTRHLNHQLPRMLHTIGFDKVYERAEGAYFWDADGNDYLDMLAGFGVMGLGRHHPVVRKALHDVLDASLADLTRFDCQPLPGLLAEKLLVHTPHLDRVFFGNSGTEAVETALKFARYATGRTRILYCTHAFHGLTAGSLSVNGEAGFRDGFAPLLPDTAVEPGDLDALERELERGDVAAFVVEPIQGKGVNSTPTGFLRAAQELLHRRGALLIVDEVQTGLGRTGDFYAFQYEAGVEPDLVCVAKALSGGYVPVGATLGKDWIFKKVYSSMDRVLVHSASFGANAQAMAAGLAVLSVLEDEHVVANARVTGELLRARLAALVDRYELLHAVRGRGLMIGIEFGRPESMRLRSRWTMLQAARKGLFAQMVVVPLLQKHRILTQVSGDHLEVIKLIPPLIIGEREVDRFVEAFTAVMDDAHGGGGLMWDFGRTLVKQAVANR; encoded by the coding sequence ATGACCGAGCGGCCCAAAGGCTTCGATCTCGCGGCGCTGCTCGCCGAGCGCGGGGCCGAGCGCTATGAGCTGCACACCCGCCACCTCAACCACCAGCTGCCCCGCATGCTGCACACCATCGGCTTCGACAAGGTTTATGAACGGGCCGAGGGCGCGTACTTCTGGGACGCGGACGGCAACGACTACCTCGACATGCTCGCCGGCTTCGGCGTGATGGGCCTCGGCCGCCACCACCCCGTCGTACGCAAGGCGCTGCACGACGTCCTGGACGCCTCGCTCGCCGATCTGACGCGTTTCGACTGCCAGCCGCTGCCCGGGCTGCTGGCCGAGAAGCTGCTTGTGCACACTCCCCACCTGGACCGCGTGTTCTTCGGCAACAGCGGTACGGAGGCGGTGGAGACCGCGTTGAAGTTCGCCCGGTACGCAACCGGCCGGACCAGGATCCTGTACTGCACGCATGCCTTCCACGGCCTCACCGCCGGCTCGCTGTCGGTCAACGGCGAGGCCGGATTCCGGGACGGATTCGCGCCGCTGCTGCCGGACACCGCCGTCGAACCGGGGGATCTGGACGCGCTGGAGCGGGAACTGGAGCGCGGCGATGTGGCGGCCTTCGTCGTCGAGCCGATCCAGGGCAAGGGTGTGAACTCCACGCCGACCGGTTTCCTGCGCGCCGCCCAGGAACTCCTGCACCGGCGAGGGGCCCTGCTGATCGTCGACGAGGTGCAGACCGGACTCGGCCGGACCGGGGACTTCTACGCCTTCCAGTACGAGGCCGGTGTTGAGCCGGACCTGGTGTGCGTGGCAAAGGCGCTCTCCGGAGGGTATGTGCCCGTCGGGGCGACCCTCGGAAAGGACTGGATCTTCAAGAAGGTCTACTCGTCCATGGACCGCGTCCTGGTGCACTCCGCCAGCTTCGGGGCCAACGCCCAGGCGATGGCCGCCGGGCTCGCCGTGCTCTCGGTGCTCGAGGACGAGCATGTCGTCGCGAACGCGCGGGTGACCGGCGAGCTGCTGCGCGCCCGGCTCGCGGCACTCGTGGACCGCTACGAGCTGCTGCATGCCGTACGAGGGCGCGGGCTGATGATCGGCATCGAGTTCGGCCGGCCGGAGTCCATGCGGCTGCGCAGCCGGTGGACCATGCTGCAGGCCGCCCGTAAGGGACTCTTCGCGCAGATGGTGGTGGTGCCACTGCTGCAGAAGCACCGGATCCTCACCCAGGTCTCCGGTGACCACCTCGAAGTGATCAAGCTGATTCCGCCACTGATCATCGGCGAGCGGGAAGTGGACCGCTTCGTCGAGGCGTTCACCGCGGTGATGGACGATGCCCATGGCGGCGGCGGACTGATGTGGGACTTCGGCAGGACGCTGGTGAAACAGGCCGTCGCGAATCGCTGA
- a CDS encoding DUF6126 family protein, giving the protein MSQQQEERFPRGLVIRLFVYLIAGHLFAGFLYLLFLVGGKG; this is encoded by the coding sequence ATGTCACAGCAGCAGGAGGAGCGGTTCCCCCGAGGCCTGGTGATCAGGCTGTTCGTCTACCTGATAGCCGGTCACCTCTTCGCCGGCTTCCTCTATCTGCTCTTCCTGGTGGGCGGCAAGGGGTAG
- a CDS encoding tyrosine-protein phosphatase, producing the protein MTQQLPQTPSTEPELAGVRNFRDVGGLPTADGRRVRYGRLFRSGHLANATASDAAFLSGLGLHTIFDFRNAADQKLEGPDVDLPGVRNVNLPLSDPADGAEFWTMVREGNLDQLKSILADGKAAGRMSASYRMIIKERTGEHSRVLHALAEDSVPALMHCAAGKDRAGLSIAVSLLAVGVDRDAIEADYLKSNDPHRRYKVRRKDNSPAAMSPEVMELLAPLFDARAEYLAAAFETIEETWGGTERYLSDGLGLSPETRERLRERLLDEA; encoded by the coding sequence GTGACGCAGCAGCTGCCGCAGACCCCGTCGACAGAACCCGAGCTGGCCGGAGTTCGTAACTTCCGGGATGTGGGCGGACTGCCGACGGCGGACGGCCGGCGGGTGCGGTACGGGAGGCTCTTCCGCAGCGGTCACCTGGCGAACGCGACGGCGAGCGATGCGGCGTTCCTCTCCGGGCTCGGGCTGCACACGATCTTCGACTTCCGCAACGCCGCGGACCAGAAGCTGGAGGGTCCCGACGTCGATCTTCCGGGCGTACGCAATGTGAACCTGCCGCTCAGCGACCCGGCCGACGGCGCGGAGTTCTGGACGATGGTGCGCGAGGGCAACCTCGACCAGCTGAAGTCGATCCTCGCGGACGGCAAGGCCGCGGGCCGGATGTCCGCGTCGTACCGGATGATCATCAAGGAGCGCACCGGCGAGCACAGCCGGGTGCTGCACGCACTGGCCGAGGACAGCGTCCCTGCGCTCATGCACTGCGCCGCCGGCAAGGACCGGGCCGGTCTGTCGATCGCGGTGTCCTTGCTCGCGGTCGGCGTGGACCGCGACGCGATCGAGGCGGACTACCTCAAGTCCAACGACCCCCACCGCCGCTACAAGGTCCGGCGCAAAGACAACTCCCCCGCCGCGATGTCCCCCGAGGTCATGGAGCTGCTCGCCCCGCTGTTCGACGCCCGCGCCGAGTATCTGGCCGCGGCCTTCGAAACGATCGAGGAGACGTGGGGCGGCACGGAGCGCTATCTCTCCGATGGCCTGGGGCTCTCCCCCGAGACGCGCGAGCGCCTGCGCGAACGGCTCCTCGACGAGGCGTGA
- the dxs gene encoding 1-deoxy-D-xylulose-5-phosphate synthase, with the protein MTILETIRCPRDLKSLGEEETVQLAQEIRDFLIQAVARTGGHLGPNLGVVELTIALHRVFDSPADRILLDTGHQSYVHKLLTGRQDFSKLRGKGGLSGYPSREESEHDVIENSHASTVLGWADGLAKAHQVRGTSDHVVAVIGDGALTGGMAWEALNNIAAAKDRPLIVVVNDNERSYAPTIGGLASHLAALRTTDGYEQLLAWGKDILERTPVVGKPLYESLHGAKKGFKDAFAPQGLFEDLGLKYLGPVDGHDIEAVESALRRAKRFRGPVLVHCLTEKGRGYRPALEDEADRFHAVGAMDPVTCAPLALPDRASWTSVFGDEIAEIGAERPDVVAITAAMLHPVGLTKFAERFPDRVWDVGIAEQHAAVCAAGLATAGLHPVVAVYATFLNRAFDQLLMDVALHRCGVTFVLDRAGITGTDGPSHNGMWDMSLLQVVPGLRIAAPRDAVRLRQELREAVEVGDAPTVLRFPKESVGDPVEAVGRIGGMDVLLRPKDADVLIVSVGALAPVCLQTAELLSGRGIRCTVVDPRWVKPVDEQLAPLAARHRLVAVVEDNSRRGGVGCAVAQALRDAGVDVPLRDFGIPEEFLAHGRRSEVLADIGLTPVEIAGRISAAMAAKEI; encoded by the coding sequence GTGACGATTCTCGAGACCATCCGGTGCCCGCGCGACCTCAAGTCGCTGGGCGAGGAGGAGACGGTCCAACTCGCACAGGAGATCCGGGACTTCCTGATCCAGGCGGTGGCCAGGACCGGCGGCCATCTGGGCCCCAACCTGGGTGTGGTGGAACTGACCATCGCCCTGCACCGGGTCTTCGACTCACCCGCGGACCGGATCCTTCTGGACACCGGCCACCAGTCCTACGTACACAAACTGCTCACCGGACGGCAGGACTTCTCCAAGCTGCGCGGGAAGGGCGGGCTGTCCGGTTACCCCTCGCGGGAGGAGTCCGAGCACGACGTGATCGAGAACTCCCATGCGTCGACCGTGCTCGGCTGGGCGGACGGACTGGCCAAGGCGCACCAGGTACGGGGCACGAGCGACCATGTCGTCGCGGTGATCGGCGACGGAGCCCTCACCGGCGGCATGGCCTGGGAGGCCCTCAACAACATCGCCGCGGCCAAGGACCGGCCGCTGATCGTCGTGGTGAACGACAACGAGCGGTCCTACGCGCCGACGATCGGCGGCCTCGCGAGCCATCTCGCCGCCCTGCGCACCACCGACGGCTATGAACAGCTGCTGGCCTGGGGCAAGGACATCCTGGAGCGCACCCCCGTCGTCGGGAAACCGCTCTACGAGTCCCTGCACGGCGCGAAGAAGGGCTTCAAGGACGCCTTCGCGCCCCAGGGCCTGTTCGAGGACCTGGGGCTGAAGTACCTCGGGCCGGTCGACGGGCACGACATCGAGGCCGTCGAGTCGGCGCTGCGCCGTGCCAAGCGCTTCCGTGGACCTGTCCTGGTGCACTGCCTGACCGAGAAGGGCCGCGGATACCGGCCGGCCCTGGAGGACGAGGCCGACCGGTTCCACGCGGTCGGTGCGATGGACCCGGTGACCTGCGCGCCGCTCGCCCTGCCCGACCGCGCGTCGTGGACCTCGGTGTTCGGGGACGAGATCGCCGAGATCGGGGCCGAGCGCCCGGACGTCGTGGCCATCACCGCGGCGATGCTGCATCCCGTGGGGCTCACGAAGTTCGCCGAGCGCTTCCCGGACCGGGTGTGGGACGTCGGCATCGCCGAGCAGCATGCGGCGGTCTGTGCCGCGGGGCTCGCCACCGCGGGGCTGCACCCGGTCGTCGCCGTCTACGCCACGTTCCTCAACCGTGCTTTCGACCAGCTGCTGATGGATGTCGCCCTGCACAGGTGCGGCGTGACGTTCGTACTGGACCGGGCCGGGATCACCGGCACCGACGGCCCGTCCCACAACGGCATGTGGGACATGTCCCTCCTGCAGGTCGTCCCGGGTCTGCGGATCGCGGCCCCGCGTGACGCCGTACGGCTGCGGCAGGAGCTGCGCGAGGCGGTCGAGGTGGGCGACGCGCCCACCGTGCTGCGCTTCCCGAAGGAGAGCGTCGGTGACCCCGTCGAGGCCGTCGGGCGGATCGGCGGGATGGACGTACTGCTCCGGCCAAAGGACGCCGATGTGCTGATCGTGTCCGTCGGGGCGCTGGCACCGGTCTGCCTGCAGACGGCCGAACTGCTGTCGGGCCGGGGCATCCGCTGCACGGTCGTCGACCCACGCTGGGTCAAGCCCGTCGACGAGCAGCTCGCCCCGCTGGCCGCCCGCCACCGGCTGGTCGCGGTCGTGGAGGACAACAGCCGCAGGGGCGGCGTCGGCTGCGCCGTCGCTCAGGCATTGCGCGATGCCGGGGTGGACGTGCCCCTGCGGGACTTCGGGATCCCCGAAGAGTTCCTCGCCCACGGCAGGCGCAGCGAGGTGCTGGCCGACATCGGGCTGACCCCGGTGGAGATCGCCGGGCGGATCAGTGCGGCCATGGCAGCCAAGGAGATCTGA
- the hpnH gene encoding adenosyl-hopene transferase HpnH, with amino-acid sequence MAMPLRQTVRVGTYLIEQKLRRREKFPLIVELEPLFACNLKCEGCGKIQHPAGVLRQRMPVAQAVGAVLESGAPMVSIAGGEPLMHPQIDEIVRQLVARKRYVFLCTNALLLRKKIEKFVPSPFFAFAVHIDGLRERHDESVAKEGVFDEAVEAIKEAKRRGFRVTTNSTFFNTDTPQTVIEVLNYLNDDLKVDEMMISPAYAYEKAPDQEHFLGVEQTRELFRKSFAGGNRRRWRLNHSPLFLDFLEGKADFPCTAWAIPNYSLFGWQRPCYLMSDGYVPTYQELIDDTDWDKYGRGKDPRCANCMAHCGYEPTAVLATMGSLKESLRAARETVTGSR; translated from the coding sequence ATGGCCATGCCGCTGCGTCAGACCGTCAGGGTCGGGACCTATCTCATTGAACAAAAGCTCCGCCGCCGTGAGAAGTTCCCGCTCATCGTCGAGCTGGAGCCGCTCTTCGCCTGCAACCTCAAGTGCGAGGGCTGCGGGAAGATCCAGCACCCGGCCGGAGTGCTCAGGCAGCGCATGCCGGTGGCACAGGCTGTGGGAGCGGTGCTGGAGTCAGGTGCCCCGATGGTCTCCATCGCGGGCGGCGAACCTCTGATGCATCCTCAGATCGACGAGATCGTACGCCAATTGGTCGCCAGGAAGAGGTACGTCTTTCTGTGCACCAACGCACTGCTGCTGCGCAAGAAGATCGAGAAGTTCGTACCGTCCCCGTTCTTCGCCTTTGCCGTGCACATCGACGGGCTGCGCGAGCGGCACGACGAATCGGTGGCCAAGGAAGGCGTGTTCGACGAGGCCGTGGAGGCGATCAAGGAGGCCAAGCGGCGCGGCTTCCGGGTCACCACCAACTCGACCTTCTTCAACACGGACACCCCGCAGACCGTCATCGAGGTGCTCAACTACCTCAACGACGACCTCAAGGTGGACGAGATGATGATCTCGCCCGCATACGCCTACGAGAAGGCGCCCGACCAGGAGCACTTCCTCGGCGTCGAGCAGACCCGCGAGCTGTTCAGGAAGTCCTTCGCCGGCGGCAACCGGCGGCGCTGGCGGCTCAACCACTCACCGCTCTTCCTCGACTTCCTCGAGGGCAAGGCGGACTTCCCGTGCACCGCCTGGGCGATCCCCAACTACTCGCTCTTCGGCTGGCAGCGCCCCTGCTATCTGATGAGCGACGGGTACGTGCCCACATACCAGGAGCTCATCGACGACACGGACTGGGACAAGTACGGCCGCGGCAAGGACCCGCGCTGCGCCAACTGCATGGCGCACTGCGGCTACGAGCCCACCGCCGTACTGGCCACCATGGGCTCGCTGAAGGAGTCGCTCAGGGCAGCCCGCGAAACCGTCACCGGGAGCCGATGA
- a CDS encoding STM4011 family radical SAM protein → MDLTMLYRGPLASCDYDCPYCPFAKRRDSREQLRADRAALERFAAWAAAQRGDRLSILFTPWGEGLVRSWYRRTLTELSHLPHIRRVAVQTNLSCRTDWTADADPGTLALWCTYHPGQTPYDRFLQKCTDLAGQRIRFSVGVVGLPDHLEQARRLRSELPAHVYLWVNAAEGHAYTDEEAALWTALDPLFPYSRHPHRSAGLPCRTGESVVSVDGDGTVRRCHFVRAELGNLYDGSFRRALGPRACPLAVCDCHIGYVHLETLPLYDVFAGGVLERIPAAAPAGGPWTSAARP, encoded by the coding sequence GTGGACCTGACCATGCTGTACCGCGGGCCGCTCGCCTCCTGTGATTACGACTGTCCGTACTGCCCGTTCGCCAAGCGCCGTGACAGCAGGGAGCAGCTGCGTGCCGACCGGGCGGCGCTGGAGCGGTTCGCGGCCTGGGCCGCGGCGCAGCGGGGGGACCGGCTGTCGATCCTCTTCACACCGTGGGGCGAGGGGCTCGTCCGCTCCTGGTACCGGCGGACCCTGACCGAGCTCTCGCATCTGCCGCACATCCGCCGGGTGGCCGTCCAGACGAATCTCAGCTGCCGTACGGACTGGACGGCGGACGCGGACCCCGGCACGCTCGCGCTGTGGTGCACCTACCACCCGGGCCAGACCCCGTACGACAGGTTCCTTCAGAAGTGCACCGATCTGGCAGGGCAAAGGATCCGGTTCAGCGTGGGTGTCGTCGGTCTTCCGGACCATCTGGAGCAGGCACGCAGGCTGCGCTCCGAGCTGCCGGCCCACGTGTATCTGTGGGTCAACGCAGCCGAGGGCCACGCATACACCGATGAAGAGGCGGCGCTGTGGACGGCGCTCGACCCACTGTTCCCCTACAGCCGCCACCCGCACCGCTCCGCCGGCCTGCCGTGCCGTACGGGCGAGTCCGTCGTCTCCGTGGACGGCGACGGCACGGTGCGCCGCTGCCACTTCGTCCGTGCCGAGCTGGGCAATCTCTACGACGGCTCGTTCCGGCGAGCCCTCGGCCCGAGGGCCTGCCCGCTCGCCGTCTGCGACTGCCACATCGGTTATGTGCATCTGGAGACGCTGCCGCTGTACGACGTGTTCGCGGGCGGCGTGCTGGAACGGATCCCGGCGGCGGCCCCGGCCGGCGGGCCGTGGACCTCGGCGGCGCGCCCCTGA
- a CDS encoding helix-turn-helix domain-containing protein — MTDAAAGRGTGPLPAEGTAPAEGLPHVAPRLRDLRRRRRLTLEAAARRAGLSPAHLSRLETGQRQPSLPMMLALARIYGTTVGDLLGELPPEREAVIRAGRREPAASDGWTYQQAGAPGRAMQALRVVVPYGAQGDMVRVHPGEEWLYVLEGRLRLSLGDFVQELAPGDSAHFDSLTPHRLAAATPDGAELLFVHTLLQSPELHPHV, encoded by the coding sequence ATGACCGATGCTGCCGCCGGGCGGGGAACCGGCCCGCTCCCCGCCGAAGGGACGGCCCCTGCCGAAGGGCTCCCACACGTCGCGCCGCGCCTGCGCGATCTGCGCCGCCGCCGCCGGCTCACGCTCGAGGCGGCGGCCCGGCGCGCAGGCCTTTCGCCGGCCCATCTCTCCCGGCTCGAGACGGGACAGCGCCAGCCGTCGTTGCCGATGATGCTCGCCCTGGCCAGGATCTACGGTACGACGGTCGGCGATCTGCTCGGCGAGCTGCCACCGGAGCGCGAGGCTGTCATCAGGGCCGGCCGGCGGGAGCCCGCCGCGTCCGACGGCTGGACATATCAGCAGGCCGGCGCGCCAGGGCGGGCCATGCAGGCCCTGCGGGTGGTGGTGCCCTACGGCGCCCAGGGCGACATGGTGCGCGTCCATCCCGGCGAGGAGTGGCTGTATGTCCTCGAGGGGCGGCTGCGGCTGAGCCTCGGTGACTTCGTGCAGGAACTCGCACCGGGGGACAGCGCGCACTTCGACTCCCTCACCCCCCACCGCCTGGCGGCGGCCACCCCGGACGGGGCAGAGCTGCTGTTCGTCCACACCCTCCTGCAGAGCCCCGAGCTGCACCCGCACGTCTGA
- a CDS encoding phosphorylase family protein has translation MPDPVEPSGSAAPLLIACALGIEKIALRTGDHSGARGQVTVLRTGMGPVCAERALRAACGDGPLREAAVIASGFCAGLAPGMHPGDLVVADRTRLATAHTPCTATELLVKAVSRALPGRTVHTGLLAGTDHVVRGHERTELRATGAIAADMESAATLSSALSAGPRPVAAVRVVVDAPEHELVRIGTVRGGISAFRVLRAVLPAFFEWHRSLLLPRR, from the coding sequence ATGCCGGACCCCGTGGAGCCCTCCGGCTCCGCCGCGCCGCTGCTGATCGCCTGCGCGCTCGGCATCGAGAAGATCGCCCTGCGCACCGGCGACCACAGCGGCGCGCGCGGCCAGGTCACCGTCCTGCGCACCGGGATGGGGCCGGTCTGCGCCGAACGGGCGCTGCGCGCCGCCTGCGGCGACGGCCCCCTGCGGGAGGCGGCCGTGATCGCCTCCGGCTTCTGCGCGGGGCTCGCACCGGGAATGCACCCGGGCGATCTCGTGGTCGCCGACCGGACCCGGCTCGCCACCGCGCACACCCCCTGCACCGCAACCGAACTGCTGGTCAAGGCGGTGTCCAGGGCGCTGCCCGGCCGCACGGTCCACACCGGACTGCTGGCCGGCACCGACCATGTCGTGCGCGGACACGAGCGGACCGAGCTGCGCGCCACCGGCGCCATCGCGGCGGACATGGAATCGGCCGCCACCCTCAGCAGCGCCCTGAGCGCCGGTCCGCGTCCGGTTGCGGCCGTCCGAGTGGTCGTGGACGCTCCTGAGCACGAACTGGTCCGTATCGGCACGGTGCGCGGTGGAATATCAGCCTTCCGCGTTCTTCGCGCCGTACTTCCCGCGTTCTTCGAATGGCACCGTTCTTTGCTGCTCCCCAGGAGGTGA